Within the Candidatus Deferrimicrobiaceae bacterium genome, the region GGCCAACGACGTGGTGAACCCGCTCGCGCGCACCGACCCGCAAAGCCCCATCGCCGGCATGCCGATCCTCAACGTCGACGAGGCCCGCACCGTGGTGGTGGTGAAACGTTCTCTCAGCCCCGGGTTCGCCGGGATCCCCAACCCGCTGTTCACAGCCGACAACACGCTGATGCTGTTCGGGGACGGCAAGAAGGCGATCGGCGAACTGATCGCGGCGCTCAAGGAGTTCTGATCGGAGAAATCCGGGAAGGAAAAGGATCCCCCTCCCGGGGGCCGCCGATCTTCCCCTCTCCTCCGGGGGAAATTCGAGTTTCACCGCACCGACGTGGTGTACGTGCGCGCCACCGAGGCGTTCGGGAAGCACGGGATCAAGCGACCGCCTCTCGGGTAGGGATTTGCCCTCCCCCCGGCCGTTTTGTATAATGAAAAAAGGCAAGTCCGGCTAGGCAATCCAAGACAAAAAGACGCCAAGGGAAGGAGGAAACCCCATGAATTGGGACCAGATTTCCGGAAACTGGAAACAGTACAAGGGAAAGATCCGGGAAAAATGGGGATTCTTAACCGATGACGAACTGGAGGTGATCGCCGGGAAACGCGACGCGCTCGTGGGAAAGATCGAGGAGAAGTACGGGATGACGAAGGCCCGGGTCGAGGAAGCGCTCGACGAGTTCCTCAAGGGGTTCGACAAGGCCGCCTGATCCGAACCCACGGCACGGGCCGTACCTCGGTCCGGCCCTGCCCAACCTCGTCCGCTTTCCCCTCGGGGGGAAAGCGGATTTTTATTCCTGTCCCCGCTTCTCCGGTGTTTTTCTTGCCATCCGATTCCCCGAGGCGGTATCGTCAACTATCACGCATACCAAACACCCCGGCTTGGGTAGCGGGGACGGGAGGCTGCCATGCGAAAGACAGGGATGGGGGTGGTTTTTCTGACGTGCGCTCTTGCGGGGATCGCCCTGGCCAAGACGGACGGCGCTTCCGTCTACCAACGGTGCACCAGTTGCCACGCGGCCACCGGCAGCGGCATCAGCGGGGTCTTCCCGCCCCTTGCCGGGCACGCCGCCAAGCTGGTCAACGCCGACCGGACCTACCCGGTCCAGGTGATCCTGTTCGGTCTCGAAGGCGAGATCGAGGTCGAAGGGAAAAAGTACAACGGGGCGATGCCCGCCTTCGGGAACCAGCTCAAGGACGACGAGATCGCGGCGGTGCTGAACCACATCCTGGCAAACTGGGGAAACGACAAGATGCTCCTCAAGGGGCACAAGGAATACACCTCCGCAGAGGTCAAGGCCCTGCGGGGGAAAAATCTCACCTCCAAACAGGTTCACGAGGCGCGGAAAAAGCTCAAGCGGAAATAGGGACGGAGTCCCCCCGGGCCGGGGACCGGAAGCCGATCCCCCGGTTGCCGCGCGATACGCTTGCCGAGAGGAGGTCGATCGACATGTACGGAATCACCGCGCAAGTGAGCCTCTACCCGTTGCGGCAGGACGATCTCTCCCCCTCGATCGACGCCGTGGTCGAGGCGTTTGCCCGTCACGGTCTCGAAAGGCAGACCGGGGCGATGAGCACCCTTGTCTGGGGCGACGACGAGAAGGTGTTCCCAGCCCTCGTCGAAGCCTTCCGCGGGGCCGCGGCAAAGGGTCACGCGGTCATGGTGATCACGGTGTCGAACGCCTGTCCCCGGCCGGGCAAGAGTGCTTTCGCGTAGGCATTCGGCTCCCGGGGACCCGGGGCGATGCGGGGGGGTTCCGCAGAGCGGCCTGTGGAGCGAATGGGCGGGGACACTCCTCTCCCGAATCCCGGAGATGAATCAGGAATGTCCCCGGTGAGCGGAACCGGCAGCGAGCGGGCGCAGGTCGCGAGCGTAGCGGATGCGGAAGCCCCCCGCGAGCCGGGGTCCCCGAAAGAGTGCGCGCCATTTCGTGGGGGCCGGAGAGCGCAGCAAGCCGAAGGAGCGGGGGCTTCCGAGGCTGCAGAGCGGGGAGTGCGGATGGCGAAAATCGAGCCCTATGAAAAACACGCCGACGCGTACGACGACTGGTACTCCCGGAACCGGTTCGCCTACGAATCGGAGCTTGAGGCGATCGGGCGCCTGTTGCCGAAAAGGGGAACCGGCGTGGAGATCGGCGTCGGGACGGGAAGGTTCGCCGCGAAATTCGGGATCCCCATCGGCGTCGAACCGTCGATGTCGATGGGGAAAATCGCCCGGGAACGGGGAATCGCGGTGATCCGCGGGGTGGCCGAAGCGCTCCCTTTCCGGGAAGGCCGGTTCGACTTCGTGCTGATGGTCACAACCCTTTGCTTCTTCGACGATGTGGAAGGGGCGATGCGGGAAGCGTATCGGGTTCTTGCGCCCGCCGGGTCGCTTGTGATCGGGTTGATCGACCGGGAGAGCCCCCTAGGGAAGGGGTACGAGGAGCACAAGGGCGAACACCTGTTCTACCGGGATGCTACCTTCCGTTCGGCCCGGGAGGTCGCGGCGTTCCTCAAAAACGCCGGCTTCCGAACCTTCTCCTTTTGCCAGACGATCTTTCGGGACCCGAACGGGATGGACGTCTCGGATCCGGTCCGGGAAGGGCACGGCGAGGGCTGCTTCGTCGTCGTCCGGGCGGACAAGTGATCACCATTTGCTGTGGACGCCGGCCCGATGGTTGGTGGGGCCATGGCCGCTTCCCAACGCAAGTCCGCTCCGGATCGCCTCGGTGATATACTCCTTGGCCCGCTTGACGGCTTCCGGCGGCGAAAGCCCCTTGGCCAGTCCGGCGGCGATGGCGGAGGCGAAGGTGCATCCGGTTCCGTGGGTATTTTTCGATTCCAGCCGGGGTGATTGCAGCAGAAGGAAATCGCTCCCGTCGTAAAGCACATCGATCGCCCGGGATTCGATGTCCAGGTGCCCGCCCTTCACTACCACCCACCGGCACCCGATGTTCTTCAGCTCCCGCGCCGCGTCCTTCATGGCGTCCAGGTCCCCGATCTTTTTCCCCAGCAGCACCTCGGCCTCGAAGATGTTGGGGGTGATGACCGTGGCCAGCGGCAGGAGATCCTCGCGGATCGCCCGGCGGGCCTCTTCGGCCAGCAGGGGATCGCCGCTCTTGGCGATCATGACCGGGTCGACGACCAGATTGGGAATCCGGAACGTGCGGACCGCCTCCGCCACCGTTTTGACGATCGCGGCGTTGGAGAGCATCCCGGTCTTCGCGGCATCGGCGCCGATGTCGGTCATGACGCTTTCGATCTGCTTCCGGACGAATTCCGGGGAGATGTCGAAAATCCCCTGCACGCCCACGGTATTCTGGGCGGTAAGAGCGGTGATCGCGGACATTCCGTGCACGCCGAAGGCCATGAACGTCTTCAGGTCCGCCTGGATGCCCGCGCCTCCCCCGCTGTCGGAGCCGGCGATGGTAAGCGCCCTTTTCATCGTCCCCTCCCCTTCCGCGATTCCCGCTTCCTGGTAAAATGGTCCCAGCCGGTGGGAGTCAACGGAGTTCTTCTCCCCCGGGAATCCACCAGGCGGTAGCCGTCGTCCCGCCCCACGATTTTCCCGATTTCCGTGACCGGAACCCCCGACCTGCCGGCGGCGGATCGCACTTTTGCCGCCGGTACGCGGGGGGGGACGGTGAAGAGCAATTCGTAATCCTCCCCGCTGTGCAGGGCGAGGTCCAGGACCGACTTTCCGGCTTTTTCCGCGATCTCCCCGAGATATCCCGGAAGCGGCAGCCGATCTTCCTCGATTTCCGCTCCCACCCCGCTCCGGGTGCAGATGTGGAACAGGTCGCTGGCCACCCCGTCGCTCAGATCGATCATGGAAGTGGCGATGCCGGAACGCGCAATCCGCCGGCCCAGATCCACCCGGGGTGTCGGCAACAAGTGGCGACGGACGAGCTCCCGGTATTTTCGGGGATAGGCTTTCCCGAACATCGAAAGCACCTGGAAACCCGCGCCGGACGACCCCAGTTTCCCGCTGACGAAGATCCGGTCGCCGGCCCGGGCCCCGTCGCGGGTCAGGACCCGGGAGAGATCGGCTTCCCCGAGCAGGGTGACGTCCACGATCAGGCAGTCCCGGGTCTGCGCCAGGTTCCCCC harbors:
- a CDS encoding CsbD family protein; translation: MNWDQISGNWKQYKGKIREKWGFLTDDELEVIAGKRDALVGKIEEKYGMTKARVEEALDEFLKGFDKAA
- a CDS encoding cytochrome c; translated protein: MRKTGMGVVFLTCALAGIALAKTDGASVYQRCTSCHAATGSGISGVFPPLAGHAAKLVNADRTYPVQVILFGLEGEIEVEGKKYNGAMPAFGNQLKDDEIAAVLNHILANWGNDKMLLKGHKEYTSAEVKALRGKNLTSKQVHEARKKLKRK
- a CDS encoding YkoF family thiamine/hydroxymethylpyrimidine-binding protein; this translates as MYGITAQVSLYPLRQDDLSPSIDAVVEAFARHGLERQTGAMSTLVWGDDEKVFPALVEAFRGAAAKGHAVMVITVSNACPRPGKSAFA
- a CDS encoding class I SAM-dependent methyltransferase; translated protein: MAKIEPYEKHADAYDDWYSRNRFAYESELEAIGRLLPKRGTGVEIGVGTGRFAAKFGIPIGVEPSMSMGKIARERGIAVIRGVAEALPFREGRFDFVLMVTTLCFFDDVEGAMREAYRVLAPAGSLVIGLIDRESPLGKGYEEHKGEHLFYRDATFRSAREVAAFLKNAGFRTFSFCQTIFRDPNGMDVSDPVREGHGEGCFVVVRADK
- the thiD gene encoding bifunctional hydroxymethylpyrimidine kinase/phosphomethylpyrimidine kinase — protein: MKRALTIAGSDSGGGAGIQADLKTFMAFGVHGMSAITALTAQNTVGVQGIFDISPEFVRKQIESVMTDIGADAAKTGMLSNAAIVKTVAEAVRTFRIPNLVVDPVMIAKSGDPLLAEEARRAIREDLLPLATVITPNIFEAEVLLGKKIGDLDAMKDAARELKNIGCRWVVVKGGHLDIESRAIDVLYDGSDFLLLQSPRLESKNTHGTGCTFASAIAAGLAKGLSPPEAVKRAKEYITEAIRSGLALGSGHGPTNHRAGVHSKW
- the thiL gene encoding thiamine-phosphate kinase; the protein is MGEFTLIDRIRDILPASGNKDLLVDIGDDTAVIRMDRRRALLLTCDIQVEGRHFRFEQITPYQLGRRAMAVNLSDIAAMGGRPTYALVSLGLPAAFPVGSYDRLFEGMRDELLPHRARIVGGNLAQTRDCLIVDVTLLGEADLSRVLTRDGARAGDRIFVSGKLGSSGAGFQVLSMFGKAYPRKYRELVRRHLLPTPRVDLGRRIARSGIATSMIDLSDGVASDLFHICTRSGVGAEIEEDRLPLPGYLGEIAEKAGKSVLDLALHSGEDYELLFTVPPRVPAAKVRSAAGRSGVPVTEIGKIVGRDDGYRLVDSRGRRTPLTPTGWDHFTRKRESRKGRGR